The following are from one region of the Lytechinus variegatus isolate NC3 chromosome 4, Lvar_3.0, whole genome shotgun sequence genome:
- the LOC121412467 gene encoding uncharacterized protein LOC121412467 codes for MPEGPELELENMEQVDKEMMLFALRSTLENAEDGTLTKGEYHYKLVTYGFEQQMAVERLTTCFKAVEEESMTEDDYFFELISPSFFYTKLLVGWNSTNISIIRWLSVLLLLDKCAVALPVNTEHSPVTLTAGSNGIVPFACRKTDPFAAKSYSLHLEGKDIPFFIDGVFVPEGLMSTDQAERFDVAFVENDQEMSIEINIAQVSVEDQGTYIAILIVQGDTTESHVMKRAVMIVIPPGPAICFLLPSEIFHDRHEIHCHSERGSGDSTLTCFQEEDKIPYFQVGEEQSDSQIVYRRRFWMLNTDVPVYCCSHDVKEIVTIKQKSCNQFRFPPGPNQEPEISTTLKPHTPTKIAPITKPINMEENNNLSSENSSISGSDRNVDKSSLIISLMFSIIYLIIQ; via the exons ATGATGCTATTTGCATTACGATCCACGCTGGAAAATGCAGAAGATGGAACCCTCACGAAAGGAGAATACCACTATAAGTTGGTGACTTACGGTTTTGAACAGCAG ATGGCGGTGGAAAGGTTAACAACATGTTTTAAAGCTGTAGAAGAGGAATCTATGACCGAAGATGACTATTTTTTCGAACTCATATCTCCTTCCTTCTTTTACACC AAGCTATTGGTTGGCTGGAATTCGACAAACATTTCGATTATCCGTTGGCTGTCTGTACTGTTACTTCTTGACAAGTGTGCCGTAGCACTCCCCGTAAACACAGAGCATTCACCGGTAACTCTTACAGCTGGTTCAAATGGGATCGTTCCTTTTGCCTGCAGAAAAACAGATCCATTTGCAGCCAAATCCTACAGTCTACATTTGGAGGGGAAAGACATCCCATTCTTCATTGATGGAGTTTTCGTCCCGGAAGGGCTGATGTCAACAGATCAGGCAGAAAGATTCGACGTGGCATTTGTTGAAAATGATCAAGAAATGTCAATAGAAATTAATATTGCACAGGTTTCCGTTGAAGATCAGGGGACATACATTGCTATACTCATTGTCCAGGGGGATACGACGGAGTCTCATGTCATGAAAAGAGCTGTCATGATAGTAATTCCGCCGGGCCCAGCGATCTGCTTCTTACTGCCAAGTGAAATTTTTCATGATAGACATGAGATACACTGTCACTCTGAGCGTGGAAGTGGCGACTCGACACTCACTTGCTTTCAGGAAGAAGACAAGATACCTTATTTTCAGGTTGGGGAGGAACAAAGTGATTCGCAGATAGTTTACAGACGACGATTCTGGATGCTGAATACAGATGTTCCGGTATATTGTTGTTCTCATGATGTCAAAGAAATTGTTACCATTAAGCAAAAGTCATGTAACCAATTCAGATTTCCCCCAGGACCGAATCAAGAACCAGAAATTAGTACAACACTTAAGCCTCACACACCGACTAAAATTGCACCAATTACAAAACCTATTAATATGGAAGAAAATAACAATCTTTCCTCTGAAAATTCATCTATTTCTGGAAGTGATCGAAATGTTGACAAATCTTCTTTAATCATATCTCTaatgttttcaatcatttacCTTATCATACAGTAA